Genomic window (Tripterygium wilfordii isolate XIE 37 chromosome 11, ASM1340144v1, whole genome shotgun sequence):
AACACTAAAAGTTTCGAATCTTAGCCTCTTCATAATTGTCgattttaatattttgatcATTATGGGGATGTTAATATATTAACATCCTTGTAGAGCACAAGAAGGGATGGGATCCCATCCCATCTATTTTTGGGTgagatttgaaaattttcttgaaaACAGTCATAATGGATGAGAGAGTAAAAGAAAAATCTTTTGGCCGGCCTAACGATAGTCGACatgtttaaaatttgaacaGGTTGAAATTTCGAATCCTAATATTAAAATTAACAAGGACGGGAACCCCTCACCTAGAGAATTTAAGAGCGGAGTACTATTCATTTATTCGAAAAGGCAAACAAAAGTtgcggaaaaaaaaaatgagccgGTATCCCATATGGTTTACTTGTAAGTTTTACTGAACATGTCTTATATACTGCTTTTGGGCAACCTTCTGAATAACTAAGAGATCCATTCGACGAACACGGGGACTAAATGAAATAATGATTATGGAAATTGAAATAATAGTGTACGGATGGTATTTTTAGCTATTATCAATAAAGGTAAGATAACATATTTTCTAAGAAGGGATTGGATTACTAGCAAAGAGCCTCTTATTACGTGAGCAAATAGAATGCTATCTCAAATTTCTGTACGTTTTCTACCCGTGCCTTTTCCTATCTTTTGTCTAACGAATAAAGTTGGCATAATCTCCAAATGCCAAATGTTGGATAGAAGTGCAAGCATGTGGGAATGTGCTTACAATCATGAATGAATCCCCAAAAAGCACGAGCTTGACCCTACTTAATTTGTAGAATTAATGGTGTCTTCTGTGATAGGATCTCAATTAGTTCATATGGTTAATTAATCAAGATTACTCATATTTGATTATGTCATTAACCGgtattaattatatatgatatgatcACCTTAATTAACATTCTTCAGTGACTCTATCTATATTCAGGGAATGGTCGTGCAATGGGGGGCTCTGCATGCATGgaatcttcttattttttttaaataattactaGCATAAATTAACCTAATTATTAAGTtcacatcaataaaaaaattcataaaattattGAATATTTATTGATCTCACACAGTTGGTCATGGTTCGTTAATTAGCTAGAACCCTATttcttataattatttattttttttgaatacttataatttatttattgatcTATATATTAAATAGTTGGTGTGATGATGTGGTCACATGGAAGATACCTTCAAGTAGGAATTGAAATTGTTTCCAAATATAAGTCCATTAATTAATGAGCTCGAAAATGAAACCCTTCCTTCCGGGTGGTTGTTGAGATACTGCCATAAATGGGGCACATGTCCTAACCTATAAACTGCTACATTTAATCCCATAACCACCATATATCATTCAAttcttattttatataaaacCACCATATAAACGAAATGGGTTTTTATAACTCTGATGGGTCACAATTTTAAAACGTGTCTTACTAAGTAAAGAAAACTCATATACCATGCCAAAATCAAAATTGATCCGGGTGTGCTTTGCCCTATTAGAATACGTACAGTGACCTGATTCACTTATTAATTTGTAATAAAGATATGTAGAGCCAATTGAATATTTGTACTTCgacatggagagaattgaagaaaatttaaTAGATGGAATCAAAGATATTAAGACGAAAATAGGTTGTTGAAATAGCAAGTCGCGTGATATGTATATCAATGTGAACTATATAAAAAGTCTAGTTAATTATGGGGATAATTTTGGTGattacaaatgtaattaggTCCGGAAGTTTATGATTGTGATTTAGAAAACAGGGTTGATTATGCACCTTTCATTTTAAACAAAGTGAGCTCCAGTTTGGATATGGGCTGGCATTACTAATTGTTTGATTGAGATCCTCATCATTCGGGTCTGGGTTGGCCCATTGAGATTCTAGCAGAGGTgggaccctaaaccctactgTTTTCTTGTACAACGATTGGACAATGCCCAAAAATGGCAGCATCTTCATCTTGTTGTGATTTAACCAGTAAGAACCATGGAGCCCCGCAAGGGCTCAATAGCTATGCTTCGCTACCTAATTCCATAATCTATCAATTTAGGGGTTACGTTCAAATAGGGCCCCGAAAAATAGAGATATTATTTGCATTTAGATCATTAATTAGAagaataattttataaattggaTCACATTGAATGTCTTAAATTTCGACAATTGGGTCATTCCAATTCAATTCCGATCAATTTCATGTCGGAAATTGCTGATGTATTTTAGTGTAGTACCATTTTTCATATTTGTACTTTGAAGTTGACTGCTTTAATTACAATCTATTTTGTGTCATGTTTTTAGCTTTTAATTGTACACCAAATACATACCAACTTGTGAAAGAGACAGCACATGAACTCTCCATGAGTTCTATTGAGAATTTTTCATGTGGAAAAAAATGATTGTGTTgagaaaataataatgataagaaGACTAATAATTGTGTGTAAGTGTCGACAATAATCACTTATTAGAGTCAAGCTACCAAATGTGAAAGTAGGTATTAGTGGGGGAATTTTAAAGTGATTGGCAGATGATCATGATTTTCTCCAATAAATATCAGTTTGATCACCTCTTCTTGTTGATCTATACTATTTATAAACCACTTTCGGAAGATGATACGCACCAACCAACACTCTGTCTCACGCTGCATCGTAAACACATTGGGAACGTAGATAATTGTAATCGTATATATAAGTATAATAGAGATTGATCACAGTTATCTCAATTACTGAATTGTACGTATTTCATGTGCATAATGTGGAGTTCACGAATTCACTACCTTTTAGTGCACactgatatacatacatacatatatatatatataagaattttcacataagggtctaatgtaagggtgtaaaataagggtttatgTTTACAATATTGatcatgtgggacccaaagtagtggatcccacttgtcatctcattcatctacACCATTAAAATGTAACTCTtgttttacacccttacattagacccttatgtgagaaattctctctatatatataacgtgACAACAATGGAATGCCAATCTCCGGGCTTTATTTGTAAAGTCTCATTACCTGGTTTTGAAGCCCAAAGATCTTTGAACTAGCCCATGTTTGACTCGCCGAGCAGATAAACAACCATGGATTTTTTTGTCATCGTATTTCATGATGGGCACATGCATGAGGAATTCCAAGTGAAATATTAATTGTAGGACCAAATTCTCTATCTCTTCAGTCCTTGAAAAAGGTTATTATTTAATTTGTCTTTAACTGCCACAGTTATGGTGACATCAATGTGGGAACATCCCCTAAATGGGTGTGTTCAACTATGCCATCCTTCTGTTTCTAAATCTTTGGCCATTCATTTTTCAGTTTGTGTAATTGGAGGAATGGGTATTAGATTGGGATTCAGGTTATGGGGATAAAATGCATGTCCTCATTGATATGGACAATTAAGCTTGTATCGCCTGTCTTAAAcagacaatcaaacaaaaactgTATATGCTTTGCCtgtaaaaatgtgaaacatgtCCTAAGACAACGTATTCATTTATTTTAGTGGTCAAAATTCACTATCTCTCACACAACCAATACCAGAACAAAGCTGTAGAGCATAAGTACCATATGCGACGGCCCAAAAGAATAAAGTTGTATGAGCTCAGACTCAAAGcaaataatatttgtttgtaATGTTTGTGGTGGATTTTCTAACATGGGTTGGAAACACCTCTTTATTGCCTTGAAATTTGAATCAATGAAGTACCCCCTCTGGCTATTTATTTGTTCTTGACCAGTAGTTCTCCTCCGAAGAGCCAAAGTACCAATCCCAAATTTTACACTAGTCATTCCATCTGCATCTGATCTGTCCTTTTCGTGAACCCCATGTGGCCTTGCATGGACATTATTAAAATCAACATAGATGCAGACAAAACGCCCTGTTTTAACGCATACCCACGAAGACAATGCGGCAATCTTGTCAATCTTTCATTGCCACCAGCTCTTTTGAGCTGGCCTTGTCTgggtacaaaaaaaaatgtacaggGACATGTCAGTGACCGAATTACACAGGAACGTAACTGGCACTGCATTACAAATAATGGTAATGAAGGAGCAGTAGCAGTGCCTACCCTAACTTCCATTCGGTCAATGGCTCGCAACCAACGAAGTGTAGCTCAGGTTGGTGAGTAACAAAATGTTTAACTCTACCTCACAAGTTCTACTCCTACCTAGTGATCCCTCAATGGTATTCTCTCAAGGCTATCACAAAAACGGTGGATAAACCCAATCAAACCCATTGTCAGAGTATTATGATAACCCGAGATTTAGATATGGCTCAACTGTCATAGTGGTCCATCATAAAGTGGCATACTAAGTCGGGGTTCCtcggatattaaaaaaaaattgaaagaagttAATGGCTTGCAATTCAATCATGCCCCTACCACCTAATACAGCCTTTCCATGATTCTATCCTTACTACTAACGTAAACTACTCAGTTCTAGGACAAACAATAATGAGACTCATCACATGCTGGGATCTTGAGCATGAGTACCCTCCGACAGCCATATCTAGAGCTCTGCCCACATGTCAATAGTTTAATCAAAACCCTTGGAATCCAATTCCTTTCTGGTTTTTCTATGCCCACTCTACGAATAGAGAAATGTGTCATTCCCAAATCTTCTATATGCTTCAAAGAGAAACAAGACTTTCCCACAGAAAAGACATGCAAAGATTTTTACTAGTTAGCAGCAAGTCAAGAAGGAAAGAAACATGGACAAAAGGCCTTCACAATAGAATCACACAGCGGATTAGTTAATGAACAATTCAATTTACAATACAAACTAAGACTCCTTCGTGAACTTGGATCAAACAGTTGTGAGTGCAACAGATCCACACTTAAAAATAGATCAAACTTTTGACTCCAAATACCTAGCTCTTATGAGTTTCATAACTTAAGTGACCAGGGAACAGATtcatcaaaacaaaatcataaacaTTGAAAACATAACATATAGCAGATATCCATGATTTCCTACCCAATCCAGTAACCTATCATTCCTCACCCTCCAACTTCAATCTCGTCTTCTCCACCTCAGAATTTGAAACCCAAAGGCACAGGATGGATAGCAATCATTGTGTTAAGTGCTAACTAGTTCCTGTTCCTGCATTTCTCCATGGCCCTGGGAGCTgcacataaaatgaaaaattatcCAACAAATGAGCTCCAGTAAATagaaattttaagaaaaacaCCGACTGCTTATGCATATAGTTGATTAAAAAACAAGCAATATAGTCTCATCAGCACATTCAGTCTGAAACCTTGTTGTATCTAAGTGGACCCAGGCCTCAAGGCATCATAATAAATGAGTGGTTATGAACAAATGTTAGCCCAGAAAACATGTTTCTCGTACCAAAATAGCACATCTATAGGACGATTACAACCACCATACAAATATCTTTTGACTTAAATATAATCTTATTCTCTAAATGATCCAACATTCTCTATAGGACGATTGCAATCTTCATTTTGGCCTCAAACAAGTTCATATGTTGAACCCTCTCTTAAGGGGCTGTAAAAATTACTCTATTTCAACTAGAGAACAATGATGTAAcataaagaacaaataaaaattgcTCTCAACTTCTAAATATAAGCATCAACATACTAATACAAGCTTGTTAGGCAATCATCAATGTAAGGACATCTGTGAATTTAGAATAGCTGAATGCTATGCAATGCTTTACACGAAAAGAACCAACAAATTACATTTCAAGATGGTACACAAATTACATTTCATGATGGTAAACTTCTCATCATGTACATACCTAGGCCAATCGCATCGGAGCTCTTCATGATCCTCAGCCTCTTGCATGTATCAGTAAACATCCTGACACAAGCAAATAGGATTAGGGTAAACTCCAAAGGTATAATTCtaacaattaataaaaaatatgatttCATAAGTTTGAGACGCTCTGAACTGGCAGGATGCTTCAAAATATTGTAAATTAGTTGATGTCATTAATCAATAATTCATTAACATGATCCAAGTGACTATTTTTAtaggattttcttttctttcatcttATTCTATTAAGGctaatttcttttattgttgATAGAAATAATCAGGTTTGACATTTCCAATTCATGAATCCTTCAGAGGGTTTTGTAACAATAAAAATGCTAGTGCTCAAAAGAAGGGATTTGGAAGATTACTATTGAGCaaataagtattttttttaatgcatttcAGATCATAATTAATCACTTCTCTTCGCAGTCCCTATGTGTTTTCCCACTAACATCACTAGCACAAAGCAGCAGTTTAGTAAGAGAGTTATGCATCAATGCAGCAAAAATAACATCATGCATTGGTGCAAATGCAACTTAGGTCAGGTAGAAGTTTCCCTGTATGGGGAGCCGAAATATAATTAATCCATTTATGGAAAGAAGGTATGATCTAGCATTGAGCTGTTCAGATTAAATTAGTAGAAAACCAGCATCTCTCTTTTGAAATGCTAAAAAATGATATCACGTGGGTTTCCACAATTGCATAAGAGAATAGTTATCACTATTGAAGGTTCactaaaaaatgtaaaaattcaTATTCATCTTGAGGGTTTCGTAGGTTCATATTCCGACATATTCATGCTAACCAGTACCTAACTCAAACAAGATGTcaccttttgaattttgatcacaTCAAACATCACTTAAAACTCCTCAATCCTAATATGACAGCTGATTCCCAATAGGCCAACAACATGTAAATGGAAAGGGAGAGAGAAGTAATTATCAAAGAATAATCATGCAAGTTCTAATACTAACAAATTGACTATGTAGCCCAcacaaaacaatcaaaacaaaatgaaatgacAATTAAACTTACTCCCAAGGCACATCACCAACAAGCATCCAGTCGCCGTCTTTGTCCTCATAAGTGAGAACATATTCTGAACCATGTAAGAGATCCTTCAGCTTGCTCTCACTAAGCATCTCCCTGCCCAGAGCTCCATGAGATCCATACTGACCTGACATCACAATAAAAAAGCAGTAACTGGATCCATGCAAACTAGTATGCAATATCTTTGATAAGAAAATACACATTGACCCCCACAAAAACATATTATATACTCCACTGACCCAATTTTCTATACGACATAAAGTTGGGAAAGCTCACCTATCGTAAAACAGCTAAACATTTTCTCAAGGGCAGAAGACAGTTCCTTATATGCAGAGTAATTTCTCAAGTCAACTTTCCTCAAATAAGGAGCACCATCCAAGCTAACCTTGACAAATAGAGCGCCAGGCCCAGCTTTTCCATCTACCTCGTCGTTGTTCTTTGAAGTTGTTGCCAATGAATTCTTCCTGAATGATCTTATGGGAGGCCAACCCACAACCTGCGCCCTGCCACACAAAGAAAATTAGACGCTATGCTCGCAATAAAAGCTGGACTCATCAGAAAACCTTTTCACACTCACTTGGGTGCAGGTGCACTGCTGTTGTTGTTTGCAGAGTTGCTAGGATCTGGACGGGTCTCATTAACAGCATGAGACCTTTCTTGTATCACCTTCTGGGCTGCAATTTCTTTCACTTTAGCCGGTGGGCCACCAAGGTTCTCGAGGGTAGAACCTGCTTTAAGATCCAAGTTTGCAGAATGCCTAGGTGACAGCATCATGTTTACATCTGAATTTGAAATAAATTTGCTCTGCACCACGGATTTTTTTTTGCCAGGTTAGATGAATGATGAATCAACAGCAAGCTATGTTTTTCAAGCTAAATTAGATTAATCAACAACAAGATCAAGGTTTCCACCTCTGAGGGTCCATTCATGACATCTGAGAATCCCCTTTTGTTGCCAGACACAACATTTTTCTGAAGTAAAGAGCAGTGACCATCATTTAAGGGATGCAAAGGGAAAAGAGTCTTCTCATCGAGTCGTGCAGAGCTTAACAAGGAGATCTGTCGTTCTCTCTCAGGGGATTGGGATCCAGGAAGCCCCAGCCTTAACTCTGTGGCCTTTAGATTCAAACTAGTTTTGGTTTCATCAGATGCAATAGAGACCACAGAGCTGTCTGTAGAAGAAGAATCAGATAAACCCATGTAGTTACGCTCTTTTAGCTCTAAGCCCTTCTGGCATACACTTTCCCCAGAGGTCGAAGAGGCCAGAAAAGTTACATTGCTCTGACCCTCCTCCCCAACACCAAGTGGTGGAGACATCAGAATTACAAACTAACAGTCTCTCGCAGACCTGCTGAATTACAGTATATATGTTGTTCTTTAGGAAACCAAAAGAGTCATTGAATTCAAATAAAGCAAATTAAGCAGGTAAACAGGAGGATACACACAGTAGAGGAAAAAGTAGTAAATACCAATAGAGCCACAACTGGCCATCCTATTCAAGTAAGGAAATGAATGATTGGATGTAAAATCCCCTGGTATAATTAAATATCGCTTGCGTCACAAATTAGTCTCTGAACTGTGATAAAGAACATTGCTAAGAGCAGCAAGGTCGTATCTGATGATTAATAACTTAAAAATCTTGCAGATCTCTTAGGATTAGGAGAACCTAAACAAAATCTAAAATATCTGGGTGAAGTTTAAAGGCCAAAGTGATCATAGCTTCACCTAACAATAATCATAGCCCAAGaagtacaaaaacaaaatcaaaaccgaAAAGACTTTAGTTATCAAATACTGCATGAATCTAATAGATATATCCAAATATGCAGCTGTAGAAGTCAACCCCTCTGAAACATAATTGCACAAAGTTGAGCATTAGCACTTAAAATCTTAATAGATCGAAATACTTTGAGCTAATCAAGAATCCAAGCACACAATTATAAGCTgcagaagaaggaagaaaagaaaattttacaaCACATAAGAAACagtaaaaaagtaaaagaagagaaaacaggACGCAAATGTACAAGGCGTGTATTCTGCCGAGAAAGCgtgagaaaattttgaaactcaGACATATCTACGGCCTCCAACGAGTCTCAATCTATTCCGCGTCCCTTGCTCAAGCTGATAATGCATTGTACGGAAACGAGAACCAAACTCAAGATCACTTAACATTCTGCATCTACTTCCTTATTCTCCAACGATTTCTCAACAGAAAAAACAGAAACTAAAGCCAAGACGTACAAAGAAGAGGAAAACAAGCAGACACAAAAAATAACCGCAGAAACAATCCCTCAAAACAGCAACAACTCGACTAAAACTccagagaaagaagaaactgatTGCTTCAAACGATTTACCTGCTTTTGATTGCTGATCCAGTAGCTGAAGAAGAAGATCACTTGAGAGAGCTTTTGGTTTCTGCGCGGAGTAGAAGAAAGAGTTCGCAGGGGAAGCACAAAGGGAGCAGGACAGCTAAGGACCCTCCATTTGTCACAAAGTAACAAAAGCTTATTGCCGTCCGATGTGAAACTCTATGGCCTATGCATTAAAATAAAAAccttttttaaatgaaaagtaaaaataaaaaaacactcTGCCTTTTTCTCGCCTGAAATTATTAGTTTTGTGCTTATTTTCGATCAATCCGCCGAACTATTCGAGGGAACGGATATCAACGGCTGACGATTTTCGATAATTAAATCCTAGCCGTTTGTATATTTCATGGGTAAATTTGGTATTGTGCAGCTTGTGCTCGTCTTTACGACTGGACTGATTTGACCTTCGTCCTTCAATTTGCTTGTTATACGCCACGCTTGTCCCCCCgaattatatatttttgaaaactaatttaatttcgtttttattaattaaaaaattaaaatcaataaaaGCGAGCAGCGAGAGAGATTCCATGTATATGTCATTTAGTGCTCTCTCTCATTATAGCGCTTCCCATGACAGGTACGGCAGTGGAGGGGTGTTTAATCAAAACGACCCACCCTGTGCCTTTTTAAATGCGCATCAACTTATATACCCTATCAACATTTAAAATAGTAGGTTCGGGCCTCTTTCATTTGCCAAATAAGTTTTTTTAACGTTTGTGTTTATGGTACTGTGGATGTAAAAATCTAGTGATCCATACGTTTGTTGTTGAGACGGTTAATATAGTGACATCAATCTTGTAAAAACAAAGGGAGAGTGAAACTACAAACTCTAGAAAATTTGTACTAAAAATATGAAGTTTACAGCTATTATAGAGAGTGAAAGGTTCTTTCTGCACAACGGATGTATTCCGTCGTCTAATGGAAAATTTTTGCTCGCGGGTCTAATAATCTGAGTTTAGggataaatttatatga
Coding sequences:
- the LOC120009538 gene encoding auxin-responsive protein IAA8-like, whose product is MSPPLGVGEEGQSNVTFLASSTSGESVCQKGLELKERNYMGLSDSSSTDSSVVSIASDETKTSLNLKATELRLGLPGSQSPERERQISLLSSARLDEKTLFPLHPLNDGHCSLLQKNVVSGNKRGFSDVMNGPSESKFISNSDVNMMLSPRHSANLDLKAGSTLENLGGPPAKVKEIAAQKVIQERSHAVNETRPDPSNSANNNSSAPAPKAQVVGWPPIRSFRKNSLATTSKNNDEVDGKAGPGALFVKVSLDGAPYLRKVDLRNYSAYKELSSALEKMFSCFTIGQYGSHGALGREMLSESKLKDLLHGSEYVLTYEDKDGDWMLVGDVPWEMFTDTCKRLRIMKSSDAIGLAPRAMEKCRNRN